The Acidobacteriota bacterium nucleotide sequence ACACATCACCTGCCTTGTCCTCGGGAGAATAAGCAAGTGAGGATATAGTCCTGAGATCGGTATGGTAGGGATCGTCCCGGTTCAGATAAAGCTTGACCAGCTCAAGCTTTCTTCCCTCTCCCTCCTTCTTAAGCTCGGGAAAGACAAAGACATATTCCCGAAAATCGGCGGTGAGGATCAAGAGGACCCGGTCATACCTATCTCTAAAAGAACGGGCAAGCTCACGAATTAGACTCCGAGGAACAGGCTCCCGCCCTTCCCTCTTCACCACTATCAAGAAAGCCTCTATTCCCTCCCAGCTAATCAGGGGGTAAAGTTCCTCCACTTGGTCATAGTATTCCCTCCGCAGGGAAAGATCGGGTGGGAGTCTCTTCTGGCGATAACTTGGATCGAAAACCTCAGGAAAGCCAAGCCTCCGGAAGAGCTCGTAGACCTTATTCGGAGAGTCCATTCCCTTTATGAAACCCTCAATTTCCTTCGATAAATCCTCCATATTCCTCTCCTGTATTTGGCGAATGAAGACGAAATTTGCCTTCATTATACCCAAAAACAGTGAGGGTTAAAAGTACTTCAAGAATTAAGGGAATTTTTTTCTTGGAAATTTGGAGAAGGAATAGTAGAATCAAAATCCGCTCAACTGAGAACAGGGGTAAGTTACCATCAACAAAAGGGAGCCAAGATGAGGATTAAGAGACATCCGATCCTCACCTTCGAGAGGGGACGGGAGATAACCTTTGACTTCGAGGGGCGTAAGATAAAAGCCTACGAAGGGGAGTCAATCGCTGCCTCCCTCCATGCTGCCGGCATCAGGGTCCTCTCGGAAAGCCTTCGCTTTCACCGCCCCCGCGGTTTCTTCTGCGCCATCGGCAAATGTTCCTCCTGCCTGATGGAGGTGGACGGGGTGCCCAATGTGAGGACCTGTATCGAGCCCGTCCGCCCAGGGATAAAGGTGAGAAGGCAAAAAGGGGGCATCGGCAGGATAAACATCGAGGTGGAGAAAAAGATTCACCAAAAGCCCGAGCTCGAAACGGTAAAGACCGACATCGCGGTGGTTGGCGGTGGTCCTGCAGGGCTCTCCGCTGCCATCTACGGAGCTAAGTACGGGGCGAGGATTGTGGTCGTCGAGGAGAACCCAAGGCTCGGAGGGCAATTGATAAAACAGACCCATAAATTCTTCGGCTCTCACTCCCAGTTTGCCTCGGTTAGGGGGATCGAGATCGCAGAGCGCCTCTCCGGTGAGATACCGGGGGACAAGGTTGACATCATCACCCACTCCTCGGTAGTGGGCTATTTCCCCGAGGAAAAAACGCTCATCGCCTACGGCGAGGGAAAGCTGATCAAGATCGTACCGGAACGGCTCATCGTAGCAACCGGAGCTCAGGAGAACTTCCTCCCCTTCGAGGGGAACGATCTTCCCGGGGTTTACGGTGCCGGCGCCATCCAGACACTGATGAATGTCTACGGCATCATCCCGGGGAACAAGGTGTTGATGGTTGGGGCAGGAAATATCGGGGTGATCGTGAGCTATCAGCTTCTTCAGGCAGGGGTGAAGGTGGCGGCGATAGTCGAAGCGATGCCCAAGATAGGCGCCTACCAGGTGCACGCCTCCAAGGTAGCCCGGGCAGGGGTCCCCATCTACACGAGACACACTATAAAGAAAGCCATCGGAAAGGAGAAGGTGGAAGGAGCGGTCATCGTGGCGCTCGATGAGAAGTGGAACGAGGTACCGGGCACCGAACGGGAGCTCGAAGTCGATACCATCTGCCTCGCCATCGGCTTAACCCCATCTACCGAACTCCTCTCCCAGGCTGGCTGTGAGATGCGATATATCCCGGAACTCGGCGGTCCCGTCCCCTGGCACGATGAGGACCTGGAGACGAGCGTCTCCGGCATCTATGTGGCGGGGGATGCCTCGGGCATCGATGAAGCGAGTACCGCGATGCTCGAGGGAAGACTAACCGGAGTAGCAGCCGCCGAAGACCTCTTCGGAGCAACCAAAACCACGAGAAAGGAAAAGGAAGAGATAATAAGAGCTCTCGACGAACTCCGTGAGGGACCGTTCGGCGAGCGGGTGAGGATCGGTAAGCAAAAATTGCTGACGGGAGGTGCCCGATGAGCTACCTGGAAAATGGAATCGTATCGCCTGAGGAGATAACCCTCCCCGACGAAAAGCGGAGAAAGAAAGGACCTTATGCGGTTATCGAATGCGTCCAGCGGATACCTTGTGATCCCTGTGCCAGCTCCTGCCCCTTCAAGGCGATAACCATCGAGGGCTCAATAAACGAGCTACCGAAGATAAACTACGAGCTCTGCACCGGTTGCGGCGTTTGTGTTAGTCTCTGCCCCGGTCTCGCCATCTTCATCATAGACGAGAGCAAAGAGGGAGAGGAGGGGATAGTAGGAATACCCTATGAGTTCTTACCCTTGCCTGAAGCGGGCGAAGAGGTGATCCTCCTTGACAGAGGAGGAAAGGAAATAGGCAAGGGTAAGGTGGAACGGGTAAAGAAGGACAAAAAGACGAAGACCCCTGTGGTCTATGTACGGGTGCCTCGGGAAAGGATAATGGACGCCCGGTTCATAAAGAGGGAGGGGGGGAAATGACTGAAGGAAAAAGGATCGTCTGCAGATGTGAGGATATCACCTATGAGGAGGTGGTCGCCGCCATCGAGGAGGGCTACACCACCTTAGAAGAGATAAAACGAGTTCTTCGCTGTGGAATGGGTACCTGCCAGGGAAGAACCTGTAGCAGGATAATCACCGGAATAATCGCCCGGATGAAGAAGATCCCGCCGAACGAGATAAAACAGATAACCAAAAGACCCCCCCTAAGACCGATCCCAATCAAGGCATTGATAGGAGAGAAAGATGGAGAGAACCGCTGATGTCATCATAATCGGCGGCGGGGCAATAGGCCTTTCCACCGCCTACCACCTTACAAAGCGTAAGGTGAAAACGATAGTGATCGAGAAAAACTATCTCACCTCTGGCTCGACCGGGCGTTGCATCGGTGGGGTGCGCCAACAGTACGCTACTCCTACCACGATAAAGATAGCGATGGAATCGGTTGATTTCTTCAAGCGTGCCGAGGAGGAACTCGGTTTAGATGTCGAGTGGTATGCCGGGGGCTATCTCTTCCTCGCCTTTACCGAGGATGAGGAGAAGACCTTCAAGAAGGCGATTGAGATCCAGCAAAAAAACGGGCTCGATGTATCGTTCATCTCAGCTGATGAATGCTTCAAAATTGTCCCGATGATGTACGCCCCAGGCTTGAGGGGAGGCGCCTACTGTCCCTCCGATGGCCAAGCAGACCCGTTCAAGGTATGCTACGGCTTTGCAAAAAGGATAAGGGAAAACGGCGGAAGGATCATTTCCCCTTCCGAGGTGGTGGAGATAAGGATAAAGGGGGACAAGGTTCACTCCGTTATCACCAACAACGGAGAAGAATTCTTCGCCGATGTGGTAGTGAACGCTGCTGGTCCTTGGGCAAAGGATCTGTGCCGGTTGGTAGGACTCGATGTCCCCATCGAACCGGAGCGGCATGAGGCGATGATAACGGAACGGGTCGCTCGCCTTTGGGATCCAATGCTGGTCGATTACCGCCCTGACGGGAGCTATTTCTACCAGAGGGTTACCGGGCAGATCATAGGCTGTTATACCCCCGATCCCAATGTCCCCGGGATAAGGACAGATTCCTCGCTCGAGTTCTTCTTCGAGATGCCCCGACGGATGAGCAACCTCGTTCCCGCCCTTTCCCAGGTTTCGGTGCTCAGGCATTGGGCGGGTTGCTATTCAATGACCCCAGACGGAAGCCCAATAGTGGATGAGACGGAGATCGAGGGGTTCTTCATCGCTGGTGGGATGTGTGGGCACGGGTTTATGTTCTCTCCGGCTATCGGCGAGCATTTGGCGAACTACATCGTGGAGAAAGATTGGGGTCTTCCCTGGGATGAGTTCAAGCTAACCCGCGAATTCAAGGGCAAAGAAGCCCTCCGCTGAGTAGATGAGGAATCTTCCTTAACTAAGACCCCGCAAAAACTGAAGAAGAAAGTCGGCGGTCACCCATTCCCCCGATTTTCAGCGGGCAGGTATTGTATTGGGTATTACGCTACTCGTAATCGAGACGGCTTTGCTACTGTTAATAGTTAAACTTCTGCATAAAGAAGGAAAATCGTTAGGGAGCCTGCTAAACTTTGAGCTATGAAATCCGGCAAGGTCCCTGGATCCCTCTTCGGAGGATGTCTTATAGCGGGTGTCGGGTTAGGCCTTTTGTTCTCCGTCCTCACGGATTGGGGGATTGGAATGGCAGCAGGGGTGCTTATTATAGGAATAGGCGTTGGCATAGTACTGGAACAACTCCGTACTTCCAAATAGCACGGAAACATATTCAAATAGGACATAGATCGATTAACCAAAGTATTCCTTTGATATCGTTCATATTATCTCCCTTCCATTACAGCTAAGTGAGGTGATAAAAATGAGGGCGAGGGTTGATTGTATTCCCTGTTATCTAAAACAGGCGCTTTCGGCGATAAAGGAGATAGAGAAAGACCCGGAAAAACAGAGAGCCTTGCTTATAAAAACGGCGGAGATACTACCGGAGCTCACCTTAGAGGAGACACCGGCGGGGAACTCGAGCTTCATCCTCTTCCGGGTATCCGAGCTCACCGGATGCCCTGATCCTTTCAAAGAGAAGAAGCACTACTACAACCAACTCGCCCTCAAGCTCTATCCCAAGCTGGTAGAATTGGCGA carries:
- a CDS encoding FAD-dependent oxidoreductase encodes the protein MRIKRHPILTFERGREITFDFEGRKIKAYEGESIAASLHAAGIRVLSESLRFHRPRGFFCAIGKCSSCLMEVDGVPNVRTCIEPVRPGIKVRRQKGGIGRINIEVEKKIHQKPELETVKTDIAVVGGGPAGLSAAIYGAKYGARIVVVEENPRLGGQLIKQTHKFFGSHSQFASVRGIEIAERLSGEIPGDKVDIITHSSVVGYFPEEKTLIAYGEGKLIKIVPERLIVATGAQENFLPFEGNDLPGVYGAGAIQTLMNVYGIIPGNKVLMVGAGNIGVIVSYQLLQAGVKVAAIVEAMPKIGAYQVHASKVARAGVPIYTRHTIKKAIGKEKVEGAVIVALDEKWNEVPGTERELEVDTICLAIGLTPSTELLSQAGCEMRYIPELGGPVPWHDEDLETSVSGIYVAGDASGIDEASTAMLEGRLTGVAAAEDLFGATKTTRKEKEEIIRALDELREGPFGERVRIGKQKLLTGGAR
- a CDS encoding 4Fe-4S binding protein, giving the protein MSYLENGIVSPEEITLPDEKRRKKGPYAVIECVQRIPCDPCASSCPFKAITIEGSINELPKINYELCTGCGVCVSLCPGLAIFIIDESKEGEEGIVGIPYEFLPLPEAGEEVILLDRGGKEIGKGKVERVKKDKKTKTPVVYVRVPRERIMDARFIKREGGK
- a CDS encoding (2Fe-2S)-binding protein, with the translated sequence MTEGKRIVCRCEDITYEEVVAAIEEGYTTLEEIKRVLRCGMGTCQGRTCSRIITGIIARMKKIPPNEIKQITKRPPLRPIPIKALIGEKDGENR
- a CDS encoding FAD-binding oxidoreductase, producing the protein MERTADVIIIGGGAIGLSTAYHLTKRKVKTIVIEKNYLTSGSTGRCIGGVRQQYATPTTIKIAMESVDFFKRAEEELGLDVEWYAGGYLFLAFTEDEEKTFKKAIEIQQKNGLDVSFISADECFKIVPMMYAPGLRGGAYCPSDGQADPFKVCYGFAKRIRENGGRIISPSEVVEIRIKGDKVHSVITNNGEEFFADVVVNAAGPWAKDLCRLVGLDVPIEPERHEAMITERVARLWDPMLVDYRPDGSYFYQRVTGQIIGCYTPDPNVPGIRTDSSLEFFFEMPRRMSNLVPALSQVSVLRHWAGCYSMTPDGSPIVDETEIEGFFIAGGMCGHGFMFSPAIGEHLANYIVEKDWGLPWDEFKLTREFKGKEALR